In the Alteromonas sp. M12 genome, one interval contains:
- the nqrM gene encoding (Na+)-NQR maturation NqrM — MSTFILAFVFFLVVVLAMAVGYIFQQKTIAGSCGGLGALGIAKACDCPEPCDRKKARLEKEEIRQKKLAEWKQNQIL, encoded by the coding sequence GTGAGTACATTTATTTTAGCCTTTGTGTTTTTTCTCGTTGTGGTGCTAGCCATGGCAGTAGGTTACATATTCCAGCAAAAAACAATTGCAGGAAGTTGTGGAGGTTTAGGTGCGCTAGGTATTGCAAAAGCTTGTGACTGTCCAGAACCGTGTGACCGCAAAAAAGCGCGCTTAGAAAAAGAAGAAATACGCCAGAAAAAACTGGCCGAATGGAAACAGAACCAAATTTTATAA
- a CDS encoding NADH:ubiquinone reductase (Na(+)-transporting) subunit D, whose product MAETKEMKKVLFGPILDNNPIALQVLGVCSALAITTKLETALVMALALTSVTAFSNLFISLIRKQIPSSVRIIIQMTIIASLVIVVDQILKAVAYDIAKELSVFVGLIITNCIVMGRAEAYAMKSPPFMSFLDGIGNGLGYSLVLIIIGTIKELFGFGTILGFPILPLVQNGGWYQGNGLLILPFSSFILIGGLIWFIRTIRPEQVEPKE is encoded by the coding sequence ATGGCTGAAACTAAAGAAATGAAAAAGGTGCTGTTCGGACCCATTCTGGACAACAACCCCATCGCATTGCAAGTGTTAGGTGTTTGTTCTGCACTTGCTATTACTACTAAATTAGAAACTGCATTGGTTATGGCTTTAGCTCTGACCTCAGTAACGGCATTTTCTAATTTATTTATCTCTCTAATTCGTAAGCAGATACCTTCTAGCGTTCGGATTATTATTCAAATGACAATCATTGCATCTTTGGTAATCGTTGTTGACCAAATCCTAAAGGCGGTCGCGTACGATATTGCTAAAGAATTATCGGTATTTGTTGGTTTGATTATTACTAACTGTATCGTAATGGGGCGTGCAGAAGCCTACGCAATGAAGAGTCCACCTTTCATGAGCTTCCTTGACGGTATTGGAAATGGCTTAGGCTATTCTTTAGTACTTATTATTATCGGTACAATTAAAGAATTGTTTGGTTTTGGTACCATTCTCGGTTTCCCAATTTTACCGCTAGTACAAAATGGTGGCTGGTATCAAGGTAATGGTCTATTAATTCTACCTTTCAGTTCTTTCATTTTGATCGGTGGATTAATTTGGTTTATTCGTACCATTCGTCCTGAACAAGTCGAACCTAAGGAGTAA
- the nqrF gene encoding NADH:ubiquinone reductase (Na(+)-transporting) subunit F — protein MNPNEIYLGVGMFIAIVLALVLIIMFAKSKLVPSGDVTITINGDPDKAITASPGGKLLGALADSGIFVSSACGGGGSCGQCRVDIKSGGGEILPTELDHISKREAKEGCRLSCQVAIKQDMDIELPEEVFGIKKWDCEVISNDNKATFIKELKLAVPDGESVPFRAGGYIQIEAPPHHVKYKDYDIPDEYKPDWERFGFFNIESKVDEETIRAYSMANYPEEEGIIMLNVRIATPPPNNLSLPAGKMSSYIWSLKEGDKATISGPFGEFFAKDTQAEMVFVGGGAGMAPMRSHIFDQLRRLKTDRKITFWYGARSLREMFYVEDFDMLQAENENFKWHVALSDPQPEDNWEGDTGFIHNVLLENYLKDHPAPEDCEFYMCGPPMMNAAVINMLKELGVEDENIMLDDFGG, from the coding sequence ATGAATCCAAATGAAATTTACCTTGGTGTAGGTATGTTTATTGCCATTGTATTGGCACTCGTACTTATCATCATGTTCGCAAAGTCTAAGCTTGTACCATCAGGCGACGTGACTATCACTATCAATGGCGACCCTGATAAAGCCATTACGGCTTCACCTGGCGGCAAGTTGCTTGGCGCTTTGGCTGATTCAGGTATTTTCGTATCATCTGCGTGTGGCGGTGGTGGCTCGTGTGGCCAATGCCGTGTTGATATTAAATCTGGTGGTGGCGAGATTTTGCCTACTGAACTGGATCACATAAGTAAACGTGAAGCGAAAGAAGGTTGCCGTCTATCTTGTCAAGTTGCGATTAAACAAGACATGGATATTGAATTACCAGAAGAAGTCTTTGGGATCAAAAAATGGGATTGCGAAGTTATTTCTAACGATAACAAAGCAACCTTCATCAAAGAACTTAAATTGGCTGTGCCAGATGGTGAAAGTGTTCCTTTCCGTGCCGGTGGTTATATTCAAATTGAAGCTCCACCTCATCACGTTAAATACAAAGATTACGACATTCCTGACGAGTACAAGCCTGATTGGGAACGTTTCGGTTTCTTTAATATCGAATCTAAAGTAGACGAAGAAACTATACGTGCATATTCAATGGCTAATTACCCAGAAGAAGAAGGGATAATCATGCTGAATGTGCGTATTGCTACGCCTCCACCGAACAATCTAAGCTTGCCTGCGGGTAAAATGTCTTCTTATATTTGGAGTTTGAAAGAAGGCGATAAAGCCACTATTTCTGGTCCATTTGGTGAATTCTTCGCTAAAGACACACAAGCTGAAATGGTCTTTGTGGGTGGTGGTGCAGGTATGGCGCCAATGCGTTCTCATATTTTTGACCAATTGCGTCGACTTAAGACTGACCGTAAAATTACCTTTTGGTATGGTGCTCGTTCGCTACGTGAAATGTTTTATGTTGAAGATTTTGATATGCTTCAAGCAGAAAACGAAAACTTTAAATGGCACGTTGCCTTGTCTGACCCTCAACCAGAAGACAATTGGGAAGGTGATACTGGATTTATCCACAACGTATTGTTGGAAAACTATTTGAAAGATCATCCAGCGCCGGAAGATTGTGAGTTCTACATGTGTGGGCCTCCTATGATGAATGCTGCAGTCATCAATATGCTTAAAGAATTAGGCGTTGAAGACGAAAACATCATGTTAGATGACTTCGGTGGCTAA
- a CDS encoding MFS transporter, translated as MTFILALAMSAGAMMVMVGGLVGANLAPSVGLSTLPVAMMIIGTAFGVIPVTRCMGKLGRKPVFLAVAGLACCASLLAALSIYIAHFILFLVATFLLGIAISGFQQIRFAAMESVTFERAPKAASTVLLGGLAAAIIGPELATIGNQLLATPFVGSFVLMAVLCLICIGLFGLFKETHTPLQHTGKQKVVIRDVLSKPSFIIAVSASVIGYALMSFIMTATPVHMHINTLYSLEQAKWVIQSHILAMYIPSIFSGLLIAKLGVYRVIVAGLIIYLLTIAVGSIDSQLINYWVALILLGIGWNFLFLGGTVLLPQTHTIEQKFQVQSINEFAVFSAQGMAALGAGALLFALGWKGLMLTSFMIICCHLILLSWQAWRIRSATVLELNGEG; from the coding sequence TTGACATTTATACTTGCCTTAGCGATGAGTGCGGGAGCGATGATGGTAATGGTAGGAGGCCTTGTTGGAGCGAATTTAGCCCCCTCTGTTGGTCTTTCCACGTTGCCGGTAGCAATGATGATCATAGGTACCGCTTTTGGCGTCATACCCGTTACTCGTTGCATGGGAAAGCTAGGTCGAAAACCTGTTTTTTTAGCCGTTGCTGGATTGGCTTGTTGTGCCTCATTGCTTGCTGCATTGAGTATATATATTGCACATTTTATATTATTTTTAGTGGCTACTTTTTTGTTAGGGATAGCAATTTCTGGGTTTCAGCAAATCCGCTTCGCCGCTATGGAGTCAGTGACCTTTGAACGTGCCCCTAAAGCTGCATCCACTGTACTACTTGGCGGCTTAGCCGCAGCCATCATAGGTCCGGAACTCGCCACTATTGGTAATCAATTATTGGCAACCCCATTTGTTGGTTCATTCGTTTTAATGGCCGTACTTTGTTTGATTTGTATAGGGTTATTCGGCTTATTTAAAGAGACCCATACCCCGCTGCAACATACAGGAAAGCAAAAAGTTGTTATTCGTGATGTCTTGTCTAAGCCTTCTTTCATTATTGCGGTCTCTGCGTCAGTGATAGGTTATGCACTCATGAGCTTTATCATGACAGCAACACCTGTGCATATGCATATCAATACTTTGTATAGCTTAGAGCAAGCTAAGTGGGTAATTCAAAGTCATATTCTGGCGATGTACATTCCTTCAATATTCAGTGGTCTGTTGATTGCAAAACTCGGCGTTTATCGGGTGATAGTGGCGGGTCTTATTATCTACTTGTTAACCATTGCGGTTGGTTCAATTGACAGTCAACTGATCAATTACTGGGTCGCTCTCATTTTATTGGGTATAGGCTGGAATTTTTTATTCTTAGGTGGAACTGTGCTTCTGCCGCAAACACATACTATTGAGCAGAAGTTCCAAGTTCAGAGTATTAATGAATTCGCTGTTTTTAGTGCTCAAGGCATGGCTGCGTTGGGAGCCGGTGCACTACTCTTTGCTTTAGGTTGGAAGGGGTTAATGCTAACTAGTTTTATGATTATTTGTTGCCATCTAATTTTGCTGTCTTGGCAGGCTTGGCGGATTAGATCAGCAACAGTATTGGAATTGAATGGAGAAGGGTAA
- a CDS encoding TonB-dependent receptor, translating to MYITSKLARSIKLALCASSMAAISTSFVAAQEATDTTDVEKISITGSRILSPGVESSSPIFSLGEEEIGYLQTPEFEKIIRSLPSTIPADGGNVNNGTAGAATIDLRGLGAQRNLVLLNGKRMVPFNFNGQVDTANIPTALIDRIDVVTGGASAVYGSDAISGAVNVVLKNNFQGVALDMNHSQSSESDGDQDNMSLTIGANFDDSRGNAVLSISWMERDSVLLGDRSLGLFGINSNTGSGYQEFLNGDVATPPPAGCGGPNVVDLSGSGSTTAIPTRFELIGTGVSGQFREDGTLGSNCSLFNFNPFNYYQTPAQRYGATALANYEINDHMEFYSSFNFTNTTVVQQVAPSGTFGSSFNLPLYNPLIGTQALDFILDGANAAVGDGTLLNGGSWNDANNNGIVDTEDSLTVRLRRRTLELGPRSERYDAELWQINAGIRGELAADWDYDFSYQYGESNRTTVRDGYTNLGNIQNALDTRDGVTCAVGGTCVPINLFGGFGTITDAASAYARAIALQQQKYEQEIISLVLTGPVDFIELPTAGAPLAMSFGFENRTETGILEPDECLKETPASCQGGAGGNLLPIKGGFKVDEFYFEGILPVFDGAAFAETMDLEFGFRTSDFDTIGTAESWKIGFNWRPVGPLLLRVMQQKANRAPNVGELASPVTSGLDNAVIDPCSIANAGNIDAALTALCVSTGMTEAQVGVIPDIISGQINTFNGSSPSNPPGPEEADTFTAGFVWTPDFDWANDFTLSVDYYDIDISGIIGNFSAQEILDSCYINGDAGECAKINRVGGDLTGSAAGVNQFTTNLKYLRAEGIEIGFNMNFDLEEMGNIAISGNINKYLTQESQSSDTVPVLDCKGYYGTSCDPLSDIRWIQRTTWSYDDFTVSLLWRHINSVDVEPGERDLRFEAFRKIDSYDYFDIFASYSFTKYATFTLGIDNMFDKEPPVLGNDIGDTSSNSGNTFPSNYEVLGRIYKAGLKFKF from the coding sequence ATGTATATCACCTCAAAACTAGCCAGATCAATTAAGTTGGCACTTTGTGCTAGCTCGATGGCAGCAATTAGTACATCATTTGTTGCCGCTCAAGAAGCTACAGACACGACCGATGTAGAAAAGATTTCAATAACAGGTAGTCGTATTTTGTCACCCGGAGTTGAATCATCCAGTCCTATTTTTTCCTTGGGAGAGGAAGAGATTGGTTATTTACAAACCCCCGAGTTTGAAAAAATAATTCGCTCATTACCCTCTACTATTCCCGCCGATGGTGGCAACGTAAATAATGGCACCGCAGGTGCTGCAACCATAGATTTACGTGGTTTAGGGGCGCAACGTAATTTAGTACTGCTAAATGGAAAACGCATGGTGCCATTTAATTTTAATGGCCAAGTAGATACCGCCAACATTCCTACGGCACTAATTGACAGAATCGATGTAGTCACCGGGGGAGCTTCTGCCGTTTATGGTTCTGACGCCATTTCTGGTGCAGTGAACGTTGTACTGAAGAACAACTTTCAAGGTGTTGCTCTGGATATGAATCACTCGCAAAGTAGCGAAAGTGATGGCGACCAAGACAATATGTCTCTTACCATTGGCGCTAACTTTGATGACAGCCGAGGGAATGCGGTTTTATCAATTAGCTGGATGGAACGGGACTCAGTACTGCTCGGCGATCGTTCCTTAGGATTATTCGGTATTAATTCCAACACAGGTTCCGGTTATCAAGAGTTTCTAAACGGAGATGTAGCCACACCGCCGCCTGCTGGTTGTGGCGGTCCAAACGTTGTGGATTTATCTGGTAGCGGTTCAACTACTGCAATCCCCACTCGATTTGAATTAATAGGAACCGGTGTAAGTGGACAGTTTAGAGAGGACGGTACCCTTGGTTCAAACTGTAGTTTATTCAACTTTAACCCATTTAATTATTATCAAACGCCAGCTCAACGTTATGGCGCAACAGCCCTTGCTAACTATGAAATAAACGATCACATGGAATTCTACTCATCGTTTAACTTCACTAATACCACAGTGGTTCAGCAAGTCGCGCCTTCCGGTACATTTGGTAGCAGTTTCAATTTACCGCTATACAACCCTCTCATTGGCACACAGGCTTTAGACTTTATTCTTGATGGCGCGAATGCCGCTGTAGGTGATGGAACCTTATTAAATGGTGGCAGTTGGAATGATGCTAACAACAATGGAATTGTGGATACAGAGGATTCTCTAACCGTTAGATTACGTAGACGAACCCTAGAATTAGGCCCACGTTCCGAACGCTATGATGCCGAACTTTGGCAAATTAACGCCGGTATTCGTGGTGAACTAGCAGCCGACTGGGATTATGATTTTTCTTATCAATACGGAGAGTCTAATCGCACAACAGTGCGTGACGGCTATACCAATCTTGGTAACATCCAAAATGCATTGGATACCCGTGATGGTGTCACCTGTGCAGTGGGTGGAACTTGTGTTCCTATTAATTTATTTGGCGGCTTTGGCACTATTACAGATGCGGCTTCGGCCTACGCTAGAGCGATTGCTTTACAGCAACAGAAATACGAACAAGAAATTATCTCCCTCGTACTTACCGGCCCAGTAGACTTCATTGAGTTACCCACAGCTGGGGCTCCGCTAGCTATGAGTTTTGGTTTTGAAAACAGGACGGAGACTGGTATTTTGGAGCCGGATGAATGTTTAAAAGAAACCCCAGCTAGCTGTCAAGGTGGAGCTGGAGGTAACTTGCTTCCAATTAAAGGTGGTTTTAAAGTTGATGAATTTTATTTTGAAGGGATTCTACCCGTGTTCGATGGTGCTGCGTTTGCTGAAACCATGGATCTAGAATTCGGTTTTAGGACTTCAGATTTTGATACTATCGGAACTGCAGAATCATGGAAAATAGGATTCAATTGGCGTCCAGTAGGGCCACTGTTATTGCGAGTGATGCAACAAAAAGCCAATAGAGCGCCAAACGTAGGTGAACTGGCTTCCCCTGTCACATCTGGTTTAGATAATGCCGTTATTGATCCCTGCTCGATAGCCAATGCAGGAAATATTGACGCGGCATTAACAGCACTATGTGTCTCAACTGGCATGACTGAAGCGCAAGTAGGCGTGATACCCGACATTATCTCGGGTCAAATCAATACCTTTAACGGCAGTTCACCTAGTAATCCGCCAGGACCAGAAGAAGCAGACACCTTCACTGCTGGTTTCGTGTGGACCCCAGATTTTGATTGGGCCAACGACTTTACATTATCGGTCGATTATTACGACATCGATATTTCTGGGATCATTGGTAATTTTTCCGCGCAGGAAATACTTGATTCATGTTATATCAATGGTGACGCTGGTGAATGTGCCAAAATCAATCGTGTTGGAGGAGACTTAACCGGTTCTGCGGCGGGTGTAAATCAATTCACTACCAATTTGAAGTATCTTCGTGCTGAAGGAATTGAAATTGGATTCAACATGAATTTTGATTTAGAGGAGATGGGCAACATTGCCATCTCAGGTAACATCAATAAATACTTAACCCAGGAGTCACAAAGTTCTGATACTGTCCCCGTACTAGACTGCAAAGGATATTATGGTACCAGTTGTGATCCGCTATCTGATATACGTTGGATTCAGCGCACCACATGGTCATATGATGACTTTACTGTTTCGTTATTATGGAGACATATTAATTCTGTGGATGTAGAGCCAGGTGAGCGTGACTTGCGATTTGAAGCCTTCAGAAAAATTGATTCTTACGATTACTTCGACATATTTGCCAGTTATAGTTTTACTAAATATGCCACCTTTACTTTGGGTATAGATAATATGTTTGACAAGGAACCACCGGTTTTAGGCAATGATATTGGTGACACCAGTTCAAATTCGGGCAACACCTTTCCAAGCAACTATGAAGTTTTGGGTAGAATCTATAAAGCAGGTCTTAAATTTAAGTTTTGA
- a CDS encoding FAD:protein FMN transferase: MNKVKSLGLLLCVLVVILVVWNTPKSAGEIHLSGATMGTSYNVKVLADVGLPPEELQQKIDDLLVDINKLMSTYDPNSELSRFNQQLSSEPFKMSPATLTVLKEAKRLGEVSLGVLDVTIGPLVNLWGFGPEARPEKIPSQQTIDSLKEQIGLNKLVIQDNYLIKLQPDLYVDLSTIAKGYGVDAVAELLESYGYKNYLVEIGGEMRVAGVKSNGSGWRIAVEKPVNNERAVQSILTIGNNAVATSGDYRNYFEQDGIRYSHLIDPRTGYPIQHNLVAVTVVHPSSMTADGLATALNVLGKDDALRVAKEHNLDVMLITREKGSFKAYTTGKFDEYINAATEQ, from the coding sequence ATGAATAAAGTGAAATCCCTCGGCCTACTATTATGTGTTTTAGTGGTAATACTGGTTGTTTGGAATACTCCTAAAAGTGCTGGCGAAATCCATTTGTCAGGTGCGACTATGGGGACTAGCTACAATGTGAAAGTTCTTGCGGATGTGGGTTTGCCACCGGAAGAATTACAGCAAAAAATTGATGACCTGTTGGTCGATATCAATAAGTTAATGTCAACCTACGATCCTAACTCCGAGTTGTCCCGCTTTAATCAACAACTTAGCTCTGAACCCTTTAAAATGTCGCCAGCTACACTTACAGTATTAAAGGAAGCGAAAAGGCTAGGGGAAGTCAGTCTGGGCGTACTGGATGTAACCATAGGACCTCTAGTTAATTTGTGGGGCTTTGGACCTGAAGCCCGACCAGAAAAAATTCCTTCACAGCAGACAATCGATTCGCTTAAAGAACAAATTGGCCTGAACAAGTTGGTTATCCAAGATAACTATCTAATTAAACTGCAGCCTGACTTGTACGTGGATTTGTCGACCATTGCAAAAGGTTATGGTGTAGATGCTGTAGCTGAATTATTGGAGTCTTACGGTTACAAAAACTATTTGGTAGAAATTGGTGGCGAGATGCGCGTGGCCGGTGTAAAGAGCAATGGTTCAGGTTGGCGTATTGCGGTTGAAAAGCCAGTCAATAACGAACGCGCTGTACAGTCAATCCTCACAATTGGGAATAACGCGGTGGCAACGTCGGGAGACTACCGTAATTACTTCGAACAAGATGGCATTCGTTACTCCCACTTGATTGATCCCAGAACTGGCTACCCTATTCAGCATAACTTGGTTGCGGTAACTGTTGTTCATCCTTCTTCTATGACTGCAGATGGTTTAGCGACGGCTTTAAATGTATTGGGGAAAGACGATGCACTGCGAGTTGCGAAAGAACATAACCTAGACGTGATGTTAATTACGCGAGAAAAAGGTAGCTTTAAAGCGTATACTACCGGAAAGTTTGACGAATATATTAACGCTGCAACTGAGCAGTAA
- a CDS encoding histidine kinase: MAHSKLIFNRYFWFANTFFWLAVHALYTHVKFLAFEQNEKNPNWTELWIAISPWFIIWIGVTAIIFKLVQYTSHSSHSTTVKVFFHLSWMVFILFIYWGTAHLLIIAVTDRTMDEFSYYFLRTITQNAQLDISMYLGVLGAAMALRFYHNAVQESLELKRLHHELTQEQLRTLRSQLNPHFLFNALNTIASLVRLKREKDAVTALSELSIMLRKILETKNHDDIKIKDEVAFINSYLAIQKMRFADKLDTHIHVQPECLELTIPNMLLHPLVENAVQHGSQLESSRNLLNLDISRDENELKVVLTNKVARNDNHCGFGIGLSNTRERLARLYGQFRLELHPLENDLFETLLAIPIGGQDA; the protein is encoded by the coding sequence ATGGCCCATTCAAAACTTATTTTTAATCGCTATTTCTGGTTTGCCAACACCTTCTTTTGGTTGGCTGTTCACGCCCTTTACACACACGTTAAATTTTTAGCGTTTGAGCAAAATGAAAAAAATCCAAATTGGACTGAACTTTGGATCGCGATAAGTCCTTGGTTTATTATTTGGATAGGCGTGACCGCCATTATCTTTAAGCTAGTGCAATACACAAGTCACTCATCTCATTCAACCACTGTTAAAGTTTTTTTCCACTTAAGTTGGATGGTGTTTATTCTATTTATCTATTGGGGCACGGCGCATCTACTCATCATCGCCGTAACAGATCGAACAATGGATGAGTTTTCGTATTACTTTCTGCGCACCATAACTCAGAATGCACAATTGGATATTTCTATGTATTTAGGAGTGCTTGGGGCAGCGATGGCATTGCGTTTTTATCATAATGCAGTGCAAGAAAGTCTTGAATTGAAGCGTTTGCATCATGAACTCACCCAAGAACAGTTACGGACTTTACGTTCTCAGCTGAATCCCCACTTTTTGTTTAATGCATTGAATACTATTGCCAGCTTAGTGCGCTTAAAACGTGAAAAGGATGCAGTAACAGCCCTATCCGAATTGAGTATTATGTTACGTAAAATACTCGAAACTAAAAATCATGATGATATTAAGATCAAAGACGAAGTTGCTTTTATAAACAGTTATTTAGCGATCCAAAAAATGCGCTTTGCAGATAAATTAGATACCCATATTCATGTGCAGCCAGAATGTCTCGAGCTGACTATTCCGAACATGCTTTTGCATCCTTTAGTTGAAAATGCGGTGCAGCATGGTTCCCAATTAGAGTCGAGTCGAAACCTTTTGAATTTAGATATAAGTCGAGATGAAAACGAACTTAAAGTCGTGTTAACCAACAAGGTTGCAAGGAACGATAATCACTGTGGCTTTGGAATTGGCCTTAGCAATACCCGTGAGAGGTTAGCTCGATTATATGGACAATTTCGTTTGGAATTGCATCCACTTGAAAACGATTTATTCGAAACCTTATTAGCAATACCGATAGGAGGACAAGATGCTTAA
- the dinB gene encoding DNA polymerase IV: protein MRKIIHIDMDCFYAAVEMRDNPALQNVPIAIGGRSDKRGVISTCNYPARKFGIRSAMATAHALKLCPNLVMVPGRMELYGQISKQIRAIFERYTDKIEPLSLDEAYLDVSDSTLFSGSATLIAEDIRKAIVNETGLTASAGVAPIKFVAKIASDENKPNGICVITPDKLDDFVKKLPLGKIPGVGKVTVQKLHNLGLYTCNDVRTYPIEQLIKIFGKFGPIIWKRSNGIDDRDLSLSRERKSVGVERTLHEDIQTKEQCLQVLETLYPKLEERLKTARSDNKIQTQGVKLKFSDFQQTTVEHRCSELDKNYFVELLDEAFSRKTERGIRLVGLHVGLPTKSRFQQMVLPFDSALT from the coding sequence ATGCGCAAAATTATTCATATCGATATGGATTGCTTTTATGCAGCAGTAGAAATGCGTGATAATCCTGCGTTACAAAATGTACCTATTGCTATCGGAGGTCGATCTGACAAGCGAGGTGTTATTTCAACTTGTAACTATCCCGCTCGCAAATTTGGTATACGTTCTGCGATGGCTACGGCACATGCGCTTAAACTCTGTCCTAACCTTGTTATGGTGCCAGGTCGTATGGAACTATATGGACAGATTTCCAAACAAATACGCGCTATTTTCGAGCGATACACCGACAAAATAGAACCCCTTTCATTGGACGAAGCCTATTTAGATGTGTCTGATTCCACGCTATTCTCTGGCAGTGCTACTTTAATAGCAGAGGATATACGTAAAGCAATAGTGAACGAAACGGGGTTAACAGCCTCTGCTGGCGTTGCACCTATAAAGTTTGTGGCAAAAATTGCCAGTGATGAAAACAAGCCAAATGGCATATGCGTGATCACGCCAGACAAATTAGATGACTTTGTTAAAAAGCTCCCCCTTGGGAAAATTCCTGGAGTGGGTAAAGTGACTGTGCAGAAGTTGCATAATTTAGGCTTATACACCTGCAATGATGTGCGCACTTATCCCATTGAGCAGTTAATTAAGATCTTTGGTAAATTTGGTCCGATAATTTGGAAGCGTAGCAATGGCATAGACGATCGAGATCTCAGTTTATCTCGTGAACGAAAATCCGTTGGTGTTGAGCGCACATTACATGAAGATATTCAGACCAAAGAACAATGTTTGCAAGTATTAGAAACCCTCTACCCTAAATTGGAAGAACGATTAAAAACAGCCCGCAGTGACAACAAGATTCAAACTCAAGGTGTGAAACTAAAGTTTAGTGACTTTCAACAAACCACTGTTGAGCACCGATGTTCTGAATTAGATAAAAACTATTTTGTTGAATTGCTTGATGAAGCCTTTAGTCGCAAAACCGAACGTGGAATTCGCTTAGTTGGCTTGCATGTAGGCTTACCAACTAAAAGTCGGTTTCAGCAAATGGTGCTGCCTTTTGATTCAGCCCTAACATAG
- the nqrE gene encoding NADH:ubiquinone reductase (Na(+)-transporting) subunit E → MEHYLSLFVKSVFIENMALSLFLGMCTFLAVSKKVKTAMGLGVAVIVVLGISVPVNQVIYVNILAPGALAWAGFPDADLSFLNFLTFIGVIAALVQILEMSLDKFFPALYNALGIFLPLITVNCAIFGGVAFAVQREYNFTESVVYGIGSGAGWAIAITLLAAVREKLKYADMPEGIRGLGSVFMIAGLMALGFQSFTGVAL, encoded by the coding sequence ATGGAACATTATTTAAGCCTTTTTGTTAAGTCTGTCTTCATTGAAAACATGGCATTGTCATTGTTCTTAGGTATGTGTACTTTCTTAGCAGTATCTAAAAAAGTAAAAACTGCTATGGGACTTGGTGTTGCGGTTATCGTGGTGTTGGGTATTTCAGTACCTGTAAACCAAGTAATTTACGTAAACATTCTTGCTCCTGGCGCACTTGCTTGGGCTGGTTTCCCTGATGCAGATTTGAGTTTCTTAAACTTCTTAACCTTTATCGGTGTTATCGCAGCATTAGTTCAGATTCTAGAAATGAGTTTGGATAAGTTTTTCCCAGCGCTATATAACGCGTTAGGTATTTTCTTACCGCTAATTACCGTTAACTGCGCCATCTTTGGTGGTGTAGCTTTCGCCGTACAACGTGAATATAACTTCACTGAAAGTGTGGTTTACGGTATCGGTAGTGGTGCAGGTTGGGCAATCGCGATTACCCTACTAGCGGCAGTACGTGAAAAATTAAAATATGCTGATATGCCTGAAGGCATACGTGGATTAGGCTCTGTGTTTATGATTGCAGGTCTTATGGCATTGGGTTTCCAGTCGTTCACTGGCGTAGCCCTTTAA
- a CDS encoding DUF1653 domain-containing protein has translation MLKAGKYRHYKGNDYEVIGVAKHSEDETELVVYRPLYGERNLWVRPLDMFIEEVDVEGKLIPRFRFID, from the coding sequence ATGCTAAAAGCAGGTAAGTATCGTCATTACAAAGGCAATGATTACGAAGTGATTGGGGTTGCTAAGCACTCCGAGGATGAAACCGAATTAGTGGTTTACCGTCCACTTTATGGTGAAAGAAATTTATGGGTAAGGCCATTGGATATGTTCATTGAAGAGGTTGATGTTGAAGGCAAACTTATTCCGCGGTTTCGATTTATCGATTAA